In a single window of the Arachis hypogaea cultivar Tifrunner chromosome 6, arahy.Tifrunner.gnm2.J5K5, whole genome shotgun sequence genome:
- the LOC112695578 gene encoding calmodulin-binding protein 60 B isoform X7: MAPNKRGSSSDEGNDDRDLQLPLCKRKAALPDSRGSTNDMALILEPVIRKVLQEMMPPMLEQVMPRMLEQVIPPILQRYLPSPWGQISPAAGRGRSLQLCLMKGLPATIFTQINITAEDSSPLQVAVCDATIQNSKVTKGDGPSLKVQLCVLKADFESEDWTAEEFNSNIESPREGKGPLLKGDTVITMENGVGFFKNVEFTDNSCWTRSGKFRLGIKVLSSNSDIKEARSERIRVKDKRGVANEKPDRPSLDDKVSCLRKIAKNGPIRKQLSSNGIKTVKDLLRLLTTDQASLKQKTGNIPGKSWEKIIEHAKSCAIDNDERYIYQYFAGTAEQPIAASLVLNCIYEPVAISFDGQNFCSLESLNSEGKRWVETVKRQAYKNLKDLKPFGASSAGQSLENFDFPVSHQQGQAQMVQASASTASGAQSVNEQVGCSSQHQVGREEFVGDSGWSNINMVDPFPNYSDPVYPFYYVGGDYGATSSNDSFPVFDMHWSSKGGCNTVWAKIRTAVIRNVLKWTILYAAKRKPKLLVPYQ; the protein is encoded by the exons ATGGCACCAAACAAGAGAGGATCATCAAGCGATGAGGGTAATGATGACAGAGACCTTCAACTCCCTCTTTGTAAACGAAAAGCAGCACTACCAGACAGCCG TGGTTCCACCAATGACATGGCGTTGATCTTGGAACCTGTAATTCGGAAAGTG TTACAGGAGATGATGCCACCTATGCTAGAACAGGTGATGCCACGTATGTTAGAACAGGTGATTCCACCTATACTGCAGCGTTACCTACCTTCCCCATG GGGGCAGATTAGTCCAGCAGCAGGTAGAGGCAGATCATTGCAGTTATGTCTGATGAAAGGGTTGCCTGCAACCATTTTCACACAGATCAACATCACAGCAGAGGACAGTTCCCCGCTCCAGGTTGCGGTGTGTGATGCAACAATTCAGAACAGCAAGGTAACAAAGGGAGATGGTCCCTCCTTGAAGGTCCAGCTGTGTGTCCTGAAGGCTGATTTTGAAAGTGAGGATTGGACTGCTGAGGAATTCAATAGCAACATAGAAAGTCCAAGAGAAGGAAAAGGACCATTACTCAAGGGAGACACGGTTATTACCATGGAAAATGGAGTTGGCTTCTTCAAGAATGTTGAGTTTACTGATAACTCTTGCTGGACAAGAAGCGGCAAGTTCCGGCTTGGAATTAAGGTACTGTCATCGAATTCAGACATCAAGGAAGCAAGAAGCGAGCGTATAAGGGTGAAGGATAAGCGAGGAGTGG CAAATGAGAAACCGGATCGTCCTTCGTTGGATGACAAGGTGAGTTGTCTGCGTAAGATAGCGAAAAATGGTCCGATCCGCAAGCAGTTGTCCTCCAATGGAATCAAAACTGTCAAGGATCTGTTGCGCTTGCTCACAACTGACCAAGCTTCACTAAAACAG AAAACCGGCAACATTCCGGGGAAGTCATGGGAGAAGATTATTGAGCATGCCAAGTCTTGTGCCATAGATAATGATGAGCGCTACATCTATCAATATTTCGCAGGAACAGCAGAGCAACCAATAGCAGCATCCCTTGTCTTAAATTGCATCTATGAGCCTGTGGCGATTTCATTTGATGGCCAAAATTTTTGCAGCCTAGAGTCTTTGAATTCGGAAGGCAAG CGTTGGGTGGAAACTGTAAAGCGGCAAGCATACAAGAACTTGAAGGATTTGAAGCCATTTGGCGCAAGTTCAGCGGGTCAATCTCTGGAAAACTTCGATTTCCCAGTTTCTCATCAGCAAG GGCAAGCACAAATGGTTCAAGCATCGGCATCGACAGCATCAGGCGCACAGAGTGTTAACGAGCAAGTAGGGTGTTCCAGTCAACATCAGGTGGGACGGGAAGAGTTCGTTGGCGATAGCGGATGGAGCAACATCAACATGGTTGATCCCTTTCCAAATTACTCGGACCCAGTTTACCCCTTTTACTATGTTGGAGGTGATTATGGGGCAACATCATCCAACGATTCATTCCCTGTCTTTGATATGCATTGGTCAAGCAAAGGTGGGTGCAACACTGTGTGGGCTAAAATCCGAACTGCTGTCATTCGTAATGTTCTTAAATGGACCATTCTCTATGCCGCCAAAAGGAAGCCCAAGCTTCTTGTTCCCTATCAGTAA
- the LOC112695578 gene encoding calmodulin-binding protein 60 B isoform X8, whose amino-acid sequence MMPPMLEQVMPRMLEQVIPPILQRYLPSPCDGLSVRGQISPAAGRGRSLQLCLMKGLPATIFTQINITAEDSSPLQVAVCDATIQNSKVTKGDGPSLKVQLCVLKADFESEDWTAEEFNSNIESPREGKGPLLKGDTVITMENGVGFFKNVEFTDNSCWTRSGKFRLGIKVLSSNSDIKEARSERIRVKDKRGVANEKPDRPSLDDKVSCLRKIAKNGPIRKQLSSNGIKTVKDLLRLLTTDQASLKQKTGNIPGKSWEKIIEHAKSCAIDNDERYIYQYFAGTAEQPIAASLVLNCIYEPVAISFDGQNFCSLESLNSEGKTCACEWQRWVETVKRQAYKNLKDLKPFGASSAGQSLENFDFPVSHQQGQAQMVQASASTASGAQSVNEQVGCSSQHQVGREEFVGDSGWSNINMVDPFPNYSDPVYPFYYVGGDYGATSSNDSFPVFDMHWSSKGGCNTVWAKIRTAVIRNVLKWTILYAAKRKPKLLVPYQ is encoded by the exons ATGATGCCACCTATGCTAGAACAGGTGATGCCACGTATGTTAGAACAGGTGATTCCACCTATACTGCAGCGTTACCTACCTTCCCCATG TGATGGATTATCGGTCAGGGGGCAGATTAGTCCAGCAGCAGGTAGAGGCAGATCATTGCAGTTATGTCTGATGAAAGGGTTGCCTGCAACCATTTTCACACAGATCAACATCACAGCAGAGGACAGTTCCCCGCTCCAGGTTGCGGTGTGTGATGCAACAATTCAGAACAGCAAGGTAACAAAGGGAGATGGTCCCTCCTTGAAGGTCCAGCTGTGTGTCCTGAAGGCTGATTTTGAAAGTGAGGATTGGACTGCTGAGGAATTCAATAGCAACATAGAAAGTCCAAGAGAAGGAAAAGGACCATTACTCAAGGGAGACACGGTTATTACCATGGAAAATGGAGTTGGCTTCTTCAAGAATGTTGAGTTTACTGATAACTCTTGCTGGACAAGAAGCGGCAAGTTCCGGCTTGGAATTAAGGTACTGTCATCGAATTCAGACATCAAGGAAGCAAGAAGCGAGCGTATAAGGGTGAAGGATAAGCGAGGAGTGG CAAATGAGAAACCGGATCGTCCTTCGTTGGATGACAAGGTGAGTTGTCTGCGTAAGATAGCGAAAAATGGTCCGATCCGCAAGCAGTTGTCCTCCAATGGAATCAAAACTGTCAAGGATCTGTTGCGCTTGCTCACAACTGACCAAGCTTCACTAAAACAG AAAACCGGCAACATTCCGGGGAAGTCATGGGAGAAGATTATTGAGCATGCCAAGTCTTGTGCCATAGATAATGATGAGCGCTACATCTATCAATATTTCGCAGGAACAGCAGAGCAACCAATAGCAGCATCCCTTGTCTTAAATTGCATCTATGAGCCTGTGGCGATTTCATTTGATGGCCAAAATTTTTGCAGCCTAGAGTCTTTGAATTCGGAAGGCAAG ACTTGTGCATGTGAATGGCAGCGTTGGGTGGAAACTGTAAAGCGGCAAGCATACAAGAACTTGAAGGATTTGAAGCCATTTGGCGCAAGTTCAGCGGGTCAATCTCTGGAAAACTTCGATTTCCCAGTTTCTCATCAGCAAG GGCAAGCACAAATGGTTCAAGCATCGGCATCGACAGCATCAGGCGCACAGAGTGTTAACGAGCAAGTAGGGTGTTCCAGTCAACATCAGGTGGGACGGGAAGAGTTCGTTGGCGATAGCGGATGGAGCAACATCAACATGGTTGATCCCTTTCCAAATTACTCGGACCCAGTTTACCCCTTTTACTATGTTGGAGGTGATTATGGGGCAACATCATCCAACGATTCATTCCCTGTCTTTGATATGCATTGGTCAAGCAAAGGTGGGTGCAACACTGTGTGGGCTAAAATCCGAACTGCTGTCATTCGTAATGTTCTTAAATGGACCATTCTCTATGCCGCCAAAAGGAAGCCCAAGCTTCTTGTTCCCTATCAGTAA
- the LOC112695578 gene encoding calmodulin-binding protein 60 B isoform X11: MMPPMLEQVMPRMLEQVIPPILQRYLPSPWGQISPAAGRGRSLQLCLMKGLPATIFTQINITAEDSSPLQVAVCDATIQNSKVTKGDGPSLKVQLCVLKADFESEDWTAEEFNSNIESPREGKGPLLKGDTVITMENGVGFFKNVEFTDNSCWTRSGKFRLGIKVLSSNSDIKEARSERIRVKDKRGVANEKPDRPSLDDKVSCLRKIAKNGPIRKQLSSNGIKTVKDLLRLLTTDQASLKQKTGNIPGKSWEKIIEHAKSCAIDNDERYIYQYFAGTAEQPIAASLVLNCIYEPVAISFDGQNFCSLESLNSEGKRWVETVKRQAYKNLKDLKPFGASSAGQSLENFDFPVSHQQGQAQMVQASASTASGAQSVNEQVGCSSQHQVGREEFVGDSGWSNINMVDPFPNYSDPVYPFYYVGGDYGATSSNDSFPVFDMHWSSKGGCNTVWAKIRTAVIRNVLKWTILYAAKRKPKLLVPYQ, encoded by the exons ATGATGCCACCTATGCTAGAACAGGTGATGCCACGTATGTTAGAACAGGTGATTCCACCTATACTGCAGCGTTACCTACCTTCCCCATG GGGGCAGATTAGTCCAGCAGCAGGTAGAGGCAGATCATTGCAGTTATGTCTGATGAAAGGGTTGCCTGCAACCATTTTCACACAGATCAACATCACAGCAGAGGACAGTTCCCCGCTCCAGGTTGCGGTGTGTGATGCAACAATTCAGAACAGCAAGGTAACAAAGGGAGATGGTCCCTCCTTGAAGGTCCAGCTGTGTGTCCTGAAGGCTGATTTTGAAAGTGAGGATTGGACTGCTGAGGAATTCAATAGCAACATAGAAAGTCCAAGAGAAGGAAAAGGACCATTACTCAAGGGAGACACGGTTATTACCATGGAAAATGGAGTTGGCTTCTTCAAGAATGTTGAGTTTACTGATAACTCTTGCTGGACAAGAAGCGGCAAGTTCCGGCTTGGAATTAAGGTACTGTCATCGAATTCAGACATCAAGGAAGCAAGAAGCGAGCGTATAAGGGTGAAGGATAAGCGAGGAGTGG CAAATGAGAAACCGGATCGTCCTTCGTTGGATGACAAGGTGAGTTGTCTGCGTAAGATAGCGAAAAATGGTCCGATCCGCAAGCAGTTGTCCTCCAATGGAATCAAAACTGTCAAGGATCTGTTGCGCTTGCTCACAACTGACCAAGCTTCACTAAAACAG AAAACCGGCAACATTCCGGGGAAGTCATGGGAGAAGATTATTGAGCATGCCAAGTCTTGTGCCATAGATAATGATGAGCGCTACATCTATCAATATTTCGCAGGAACAGCAGAGCAACCAATAGCAGCATCCCTTGTCTTAAATTGCATCTATGAGCCTGTGGCGATTTCATTTGATGGCCAAAATTTTTGCAGCCTAGAGTCTTTGAATTCGGAAGGCAAG CGTTGGGTGGAAACTGTAAAGCGGCAAGCATACAAGAACTTGAAGGATTTGAAGCCATTTGGCGCAAGTTCAGCGGGTCAATCTCTGGAAAACTTCGATTTCCCAGTTTCTCATCAGCAAG GGCAAGCACAAATGGTTCAAGCATCGGCATCGACAGCATCAGGCGCACAGAGTGTTAACGAGCAAGTAGGGTGTTCCAGTCAACATCAGGTGGGACGGGAAGAGTTCGTTGGCGATAGCGGATGGAGCAACATCAACATGGTTGATCCCTTTCCAAATTACTCGGACCCAGTTTACCCCTTTTACTATGTTGGAGGTGATTATGGGGCAACATCATCCAACGATTCATTCCCTGTCTTTGATATGCATTGGTCAAGCAAAGGTGGGTGCAACACTGTGTGGGCTAAAATCCGAACTGCTGTCATTCGTAATGTTCTTAAATGGACCATTCTCTATGCCGCCAAAAGGAAGCCCAAGCTTCTTGTTCCCTATCAGTAA
- the LOC112695578 gene encoding calmodulin-binding protein 60 B isoform X4: protein MAPNKRGSSSDEGNDDRDLQLPLCKRKAALPDSRISASGSGSTNDMALILEPVIRKVLQEMMPPMLEQVMPRMLEQVIPPILQRYLPSPCDGLSVRGQISPAAGRGRSLQLCLMKGLPATIFTQINITAEDSSPLQVAVCDATIQNSKVTKGDGPSLKVQLCVLKADFESEDWTAEEFNSNIESPREGKGPLLKGDTVITMENGVGFFKNVEFTDNSCWTRSGKFRLGIKVLSSNSDIKEARSERIRVKDKRGVANEKPDRPSLDDKVSCLRKIAKNGPIRKQLSSNGIKTVKDLLRLLTTDQASLKQKTGNIPGKSWEKIIEHAKSCAIDNDERYIYQYFAGTAEQPIAASLVLNCIYEPVAISFDGQNFCSLESLNSEGKRWVETVKRQAYKNLKDLKPFGASSAGQSLENFDFPVSHQQGQAQMVQASASTASGAQSVNEQVGCSSQHQVGREEFVGDSGWSNINMVDPFPNYSDPVYPFYYVGGDYGATSSNDSFPVFDMHWSSKGGCNTVWAKIRTAVIRNVLKWTILYAAKRKPKLLVPYQ, encoded by the exons ATGGCACCAAACAAGAGAGGATCATCAAGCGATGAGGGTAATGATGACAGAGACCTTCAACTCCCTCTTTGTAAACGAAAAGCAGCACTACCAGACAGCCG TATTTCTGCTTCCGGTAGTGGTTCCACCAATGACATGGCGTTGATCTTGGAACCTGTAATTCGGAAAGTG TTACAGGAGATGATGCCACCTATGCTAGAACAGGTGATGCCACGTATGTTAGAACAGGTGATTCCACCTATACTGCAGCGTTACCTACCTTCCCCATG TGATGGATTATCGGTCAGGGGGCAGATTAGTCCAGCAGCAGGTAGAGGCAGATCATTGCAGTTATGTCTGATGAAAGGGTTGCCTGCAACCATTTTCACACAGATCAACATCACAGCAGAGGACAGTTCCCCGCTCCAGGTTGCGGTGTGTGATGCAACAATTCAGAACAGCAAGGTAACAAAGGGAGATGGTCCCTCCTTGAAGGTCCAGCTGTGTGTCCTGAAGGCTGATTTTGAAAGTGAGGATTGGACTGCTGAGGAATTCAATAGCAACATAGAAAGTCCAAGAGAAGGAAAAGGACCATTACTCAAGGGAGACACGGTTATTACCATGGAAAATGGAGTTGGCTTCTTCAAGAATGTTGAGTTTACTGATAACTCTTGCTGGACAAGAAGCGGCAAGTTCCGGCTTGGAATTAAGGTACTGTCATCGAATTCAGACATCAAGGAAGCAAGAAGCGAGCGTATAAGGGTGAAGGATAAGCGAGGAGTGG CAAATGAGAAACCGGATCGTCCTTCGTTGGATGACAAGGTGAGTTGTCTGCGTAAGATAGCGAAAAATGGTCCGATCCGCAAGCAGTTGTCCTCCAATGGAATCAAAACTGTCAAGGATCTGTTGCGCTTGCTCACAACTGACCAAGCTTCACTAAAACAG AAAACCGGCAACATTCCGGGGAAGTCATGGGAGAAGATTATTGAGCATGCCAAGTCTTGTGCCATAGATAATGATGAGCGCTACATCTATCAATATTTCGCAGGAACAGCAGAGCAACCAATAGCAGCATCCCTTGTCTTAAATTGCATCTATGAGCCTGTGGCGATTTCATTTGATGGCCAAAATTTTTGCAGCCTAGAGTCTTTGAATTCGGAAGGCAAG CGTTGGGTGGAAACTGTAAAGCGGCAAGCATACAAGAACTTGAAGGATTTGAAGCCATTTGGCGCAAGTTCAGCGGGTCAATCTCTGGAAAACTTCGATTTCCCAGTTTCTCATCAGCAAG GGCAAGCACAAATGGTTCAAGCATCGGCATCGACAGCATCAGGCGCACAGAGTGTTAACGAGCAAGTAGGGTGTTCCAGTCAACATCAGGTGGGACGGGAAGAGTTCGTTGGCGATAGCGGATGGAGCAACATCAACATGGTTGATCCCTTTCCAAATTACTCGGACCCAGTTTACCCCTTTTACTATGTTGGAGGTGATTATGGGGCAACATCATCCAACGATTCATTCCCTGTCTTTGATATGCATTGGTCAAGCAAAGGTGGGTGCAACACTGTGTGGGCTAAAATCCGAACTGCTGTCATTCGTAATGTTCTTAAATGGACCATTCTCTATGCCGCCAAAAGGAAGCCCAAGCTTCTTGTTCCCTATCAGTAA
- the LOC112695578 gene encoding calmodulin-binding protein 60 B isoform X5 produces the protein MAPNKRGSSSDEGNDDRDLQLPLCKRKAALPDSRISASGSGSTNDMALILEPVIRKVLQEMMPPMLEQVMPRMLEQVIPPILQRYLPSPWGQISPAAGRGRSLQLCLMKGLPATIFTQINITAEDSSPLQVAVCDATIQNSKVTKGDGPSLKVQLCVLKADFESEDWTAEEFNSNIESPREGKGPLLKGDTVITMENGVGFFKNVEFTDNSCWTRSGKFRLGIKVLSSNSDIKEARSERIRVKDKRGVANEKPDRPSLDDKVSCLRKIAKNGPIRKQLSSNGIKTVKDLLRLLTTDQASLKQKTGNIPGKSWEKIIEHAKSCAIDNDERYIYQYFAGTAEQPIAASLVLNCIYEPVAISFDGQNFCSLESLNSEGKRWVETVKRQAYKNLKDLKPFGASSAGQSLENFDFPVSHQQGQAQMVQASASTASGAQSVNEQVGCSSQHQVGREEFVGDSGWSNINMVDPFPNYSDPVYPFYYVGGDYGATSSNDSFPVFDMHWSSKGGCNTVWAKIRTAVIRNVLKWTILYAAKRKPKLLVPYQ, from the exons ATGGCACCAAACAAGAGAGGATCATCAAGCGATGAGGGTAATGATGACAGAGACCTTCAACTCCCTCTTTGTAAACGAAAAGCAGCACTACCAGACAGCCG TATTTCTGCTTCCGGTAGTGGTTCCACCAATGACATGGCGTTGATCTTGGAACCTGTAATTCGGAAAGTG TTACAGGAGATGATGCCACCTATGCTAGAACAGGTGATGCCACGTATGTTAGAACAGGTGATTCCACCTATACTGCAGCGTTACCTACCTTCCCCATG GGGGCAGATTAGTCCAGCAGCAGGTAGAGGCAGATCATTGCAGTTATGTCTGATGAAAGGGTTGCCTGCAACCATTTTCACACAGATCAACATCACAGCAGAGGACAGTTCCCCGCTCCAGGTTGCGGTGTGTGATGCAACAATTCAGAACAGCAAGGTAACAAAGGGAGATGGTCCCTCCTTGAAGGTCCAGCTGTGTGTCCTGAAGGCTGATTTTGAAAGTGAGGATTGGACTGCTGAGGAATTCAATAGCAACATAGAAAGTCCAAGAGAAGGAAAAGGACCATTACTCAAGGGAGACACGGTTATTACCATGGAAAATGGAGTTGGCTTCTTCAAGAATGTTGAGTTTACTGATAACTCTTGCTGGACAAGAAGCGGCAAGTTCCGGCTTGGAATTAAGGTACTGTCATCGAATTCAGACATCAAGGAAGCAAGAAGCGAGCGTATAAGGGTGAAGGATAAGCGAGGAGTGG CAAATGAGAAACCGGATCGTCCTTCGTTGGATGACAAGGTGAGTTGTCTGCGTAAGATAGCGAAAAATGGTCCGATCCGCAAGCAGTTGTCCTCCAATGGAATCAAAACTGTCAAGGATCTGTTGCGCTTGCTCACAACTGACCAAGCTTCACTAAAACAG AAAACCGGCAACATTCCGGGGAAGTCATGGGAGAAGATTATTGAGCATGCCAAGTCTTGTGCCATAGATAATGATGAGCGCTACATCTATCAATATTTCGCAGGAACAGCAGAGCAACCAATAGCAGCATCCCTTGTCTTAAATTGCATCTATGAGCCTGTGGCGATTTCATTTGATGGCCAAAATTTTTGCAGCCTAGAGTCTTTGAATTCGGAAGGCAAG CGTTGGGTGGAAACTGTAAAGCGGCAAGCATACAAGAACTTGAAGGATTTGAAGCCATTTGGCGCAAGTTCAGCGGGTCAATCTCTGGAAAACTTCGATTTCCCAGTTTCTCATCAGCAAG GGCAAGCACAAATGGTTCAAGCATCGGCATCGACAGCATCAGGCGCACAGAGTGTTAACGAGCAAGTAGGGTGTTCCAGTCAACATCAGGTGGGACGGGAAGAGTTCGTTGGCGATAGCGGATGGAGCAACATCAACATGGTTGATCCCTTTCCAAATTACTCGGACCCAGTTTACCCCTTTTACTATGTTGGAGGTGATTATGGGGCAACATCATCCAACGATTCATTCCCTGTCTTTGATATGCATTGGTCAAGCAAAGGTGGGTGCAACACTGTGTGGGCTAAAATCCGAACTGCTGTCATTCGTAATGTTCTTAAATGGACCATTCTCTATGCCGCCAAAAGGAAGCCCAAGCTTCTTGTTCCCTATCAGTAA
- the LOC112695578 gene encoding calmodulin-binding protein 60 B isoform X2: MAPNKRGSSSDEGNDDRDLQLPLCKRKAALPDSRISASGSGSTNDMALILEPVIRKVLQEMMPPMLEQVMPRMLEQVIPPILQRYLPSPWGQISPAAGRGRSLQLCLMKGLPATIFTQINITAEDSSPLQVAVCDATIQNSKVTKGDGPSLKVQLCVLKADFESEDWTAEEFNSNIESPREGKGPLLKGDTVITMENGVGFFKNVEFTDNSCWTRSGKFRLGIKVLSSNSDIKEARSERIRVKDKRGVANEKPDRPSLDDKVSCLRKIAKNGPIRKQLSSNGIKTVKDLLRLLTTDQASLKQKTGNIPGKSWEKIIEHAKSCAIDNDERYIYQYFAGTAEQPIAASLVLNCIYEPVAISFDGQNFCSLESLNSEGKTCACEWQRWVETVKRQAYKNLKDLKPFGASSAGQSLENFDFPVSHQQGQAQMVQASASTASGAQSVNEQVGCSSQHQVGREEFVGDSGWSNINMVDPFPNYSDPVYPFYYVGGDYGATSSNDSFPVFDMHWSSKGGCNTVWAKIRTAVIRNVLKWTILYAAKRKPKLLVPYQ; the protein is encoded by the exons ATGGCACCAAACAAGAGAGGATCATCAAGCGATGAGGGTAATGATGACAGAGACCTTCAACTCCCTCTTTGTAAACGAAAAGCAGCACTACCAGACAGCCG TATTTCTGCTTCCGGTAGTGGTTCCACCAATGACATGGCGTTGATCTTGGAACCTGTAATTCGGAAAGTG TTACAGGAGATGATGCCACCTATGCTAGAACAGGTGATGCCACGTATGTTAGAACAGGTGATTCCACCTATACTGCAGCGTTACCTACCTTCCCCATG GGGGCAGATTAGTCCAGCAGCAGGTAGAGGCAGATCATTGCAGTTATGTCTGATGAAAGGGTTGCCTGCAACCATTTTCACACAGATCAACATCACAGCAGAGGACAGTTCCCCGCTCCAGGTTGCGGTGTGTGATGCAACAATTCAGAACAGCAAGGTAACAAAGGGAGATGGTCCCTCCTTGAAGGTCCAGCTGTGTGTCCTGAAGGCTGATTTTGAAAGTGAGGATTGGACTGCTGAGGAATTCAATAGCAACATAGAAAGTCCAAGAGAAGGAAAAGGACCATTACTCAAGGGAGACACGGTTATTACCATGGAAAATGGAGTTGGCTTCTTCAAGAATGTTGAGTTTACTGATAACTCTTGCTGGACAAGAAGCGGCAAGTTCCGGCTTGGAATTAAGGTACTGTCATCGAATTCAGACATCAAGGAAGCAAGAAGCGAGCGTATAAGGGTGAAGGATAAGCGAGGAGTGG CAAATGAGAAACCGGATCGTCCTTCGTTGGATGACAAGGTGAGTTGTCTGCGTAAGATAGCGAAAAATGGTCCGATCCGCAAGCAGTTGTCCTCCAATGGAATCAAAACTGTCAAGGATCTGTTGCGCTTGCTCACAACTGACCAAGCTTCACTAAAACAG AAAACCGGCAACATTCCGGGGAAGTCATGGGAGAAGATTATTGAGCATGCCAAGTCTTGTGCCATAGATAATGATGAGCGCTACATCTATCAATATTTCGCAGGAACAGCAGAGCAACCAATAGCAGCATCCCTTGTCTTAAATTGCATCTATGAGCCTGTGGCGATTTCATTTGATGGCCAAAATTTTTGCAGCCTAGAGTCTTTGAATTCGGAAGGCAAG ACTTGTGCATGTGAATGGCAGCGTTGGGTGGAAACTGTAAAGCGGCAAGCATACAAGAACTTGAAGGATTTGAAGCCATTTGGCGCAAGTTCAGCGGGTCAATCTCTGGAAAACTTCGATTTCCCAGTTTCTCATCAGCAAG GGCAAGCACAAATGGTTCAAGCATCGGCATCGACAGCATCAGGCGCACAGAGTGTTAACGAGCAAGTAGGGTGTTCCAGTCAACATCAGGTGGGACGGGAAGAGTTCGTTGGCGATAGCGGATGGAGCAACATCAACATGGTTGATCCCTTTCCAAATTACTCGGACCCAGTTTACCCCTTTTACTATGTTGGAGGTGATTATGGGGCAACATCATCCAACGATTCATTCCCTGTCTTTGATATGCATTGGTCAAGCAAAGGTGGGTGCAACACTGTGTGGGCTAAAATCCGAACTGCTGTCATTCGTAATGTTCTTAAATGGACCATTCTCTATGCCGCCAAAAGGAAGCCCAAGCTTCTTGTTCCCTATCAGTAA